A stretch of DNA from Fibrobacter sp. UWB11:
CGATGTCGAACGCAAGCCGCTTTTTGATTTGCGCCCTCCGATGGAGGCTACAAAACTCCCCTGGTTGCTCTTGGATCACCAGCCGCGTGGCATCGAAGAAGACCACCCCGGTCGTCGCCCCGACTTTGCCATGTCCGGCCACACTCACAATGGGCAATTCTTCCCGGGAACAGTAATTATTAATTGGGTCTGGCGCCTTGCATACGGCCTTGGCGAGCTGGATCAGGTCAAATGGCTAGTCTCTAGCGGTGTTGATTCATGGGGACCGCCTGTCCGTGTCGGTAGCGATACCGAAATTTGGTTCCTCCGTTTTGTGCCTGACAGACTTTAATGTCATTCAGTGTCAAAATACATTAACTATATTTGAAACAACTATGACTCTTTGTTTAGAATCGGATCAGTTAGAAACCGTACAGAGAATACTTGGGCTCCATTTTGAGGGCTTTGAAGTTTGGGCGTACGGCACGCGTGTCACGGGTGTGGATTTGACCCCGGATACGGATTTGGAATTGGCAGTCATTTCGGATTCTCCTATTGCCCTCGATGATATGACTTCGGTGGAGAAGGCGTTTGTCGAAAGCGGACTCCCGTTCCGCGTAGATGTAATCGACTGGTCTAAGCTCCCTGAATCTCTTCAAAAGCAAATCAAGAAAGAACATTTTGTAATACAGGAGGCCGCCGATAGCTTCCAGTAAGACGGCGAGGTTAAATATGAATCGCTTGTTTCCTCTATTTCTAGCTGCAATTCTTTCGACTTCGGTTTTTGCACAGGACGATGTCGAAAAGGTAAAGCAGGTGGTCAAGAGTGGCCGCTGCTCGGATGCGATTGCTCCGCTGCAAAAAATTTATGGTTCTTCGTTCCGTAAGCTCGAAGGCGAAAAGGCTTCTGTCATGCTGGCGGAATGTTACCTCCGCACTGGCAAGAAAGACGCCGCTCACGATGTGGCATCTCGCTTCTTGGAATACCATGTGAAGTCCGCTTACCGCGAACGTATGGAACTTGCCCGTGCTGTTGTCGATGTCGAAAAGGGCTCTGTGTTCGATGGCGTCGAAGCTATGCTCCGCGTGCTTTCTTACTCGACCAATCCGGCTGCCCGTTCCCATGCAAAGGATGTAGTTATCCAGACATTGGCTGCTTCGCTCCTTACGGCCGACCAGCTCCAGTCCTTGCTCGAAAAATATCCCGTCGACCGCGAAGTGATGGGATGGATGCAACTCCAGATCGGCCGCGAATGTCAGAATGCCAAGCGCTATCGCGCTGCAAGATATTGGTACAAGAAAGTCCTCAAGACGACCTCTTCCGAAAACTTGCAGAAGACCGCCAAGAAGGGTATCAGCGCTCTTGAAGGTCTCGGTGCAGGCCTTCCGACTGTTCTCGTTCTCGCTCCGCTTTCTGGTGATTACGCAGAATTCGGTGCCGCCGCCGTTCAGGGTTCTCTCCTTGCATACGAACAGGCTGGACTCAAGGGCAAAGTGAATATCATTTTCCAGGATACGCATGCCGATGCTGCTATCGCTCTCATGCGCACGCAGCGTGCTGTCAATCAGGATAGCATTATCGCTATTGTCGGTCCTATCATGAGTGCTCCGGCAACGGCTGTGGCTGCATGGCTTGGTGCAAACTTCCAGCATGTGCCGATGCTTACCCCGACTGCAACCGATGCAGGCATCGCAAAGCTTGGTCCGAATATTTTCCAGGTGAATATCACTATGGATATTCTCGCTCAGACCATTGCAGACTTTGCTATCAAGTGCCTTGATATCCGCGAGTTTGGCGTGATGAGCCCGCTTGGTGAATTCGGTACTGCTATGTCCGAAAGCTTTACCAAGGCTGTTGAACGCCGTGGCGGTGCAGTTGTTGGTTTCCGTAATTACGAAGAAGGTCGTCCGGACTACAAGACGGAATTCAATCTTCTCCGCGATGTACGCTTTACTCAGGAAAACCGCCGTCGCAATATTGCCAAGGGCTTGAGCGACCTCAATACTGTGAATCCGAGAGATCGCAAGATTTACCTCGCTGATTCTACTAGTGATTTCCCGGGCCTCTTTATTCCGGCTACAAACCCGGCTGATGCAGGCGCTATGGTAAGCCAGGCTGCATTCAACAAGGTTTCTGGTACATATCTTGGAACGTCTGGCTGGTATGGCCGTGAACTCTTGATTCAGGGCAAGCGCCTTGTTGAAGGTTCTTTCTTCAGCGTTCCGGATATCGATATGAACAAAGGAAATGTCGCCTATACGAACTTTGTAAAGGACTTTACAGCTCGTTGGGGTGTTGAACCGGGTGAAGATAAAGTAAGTGGCCTTAGCTACGATGCTGCAAATATCATCTTCACGGCCTTGAATGCTATTACGGGCAAGCAAGACGACATGACGCATTATATCAATGCAACGAAGGACTTCAAGGGTATTTACGGTGACATCAAGTTCCGTCGTGGTGCAAATGCCAATACGCGAATCGTGACCGTGAACAAGGGCAAGTTCGAAGTCGTCACCACTTGCGAAAAGCAGGATGCGGCTGAAAAGGGTGCAAAGTCCAAGAAAAAGAAATAATTGACTTGTCATCCTGAGGGCAAAGCCCGAAGGATCCATAATTTCTCGTTTAAAAAAAAGAGCCCTGTGGTTAAAACCACAGGGTCTTTTGCTAGGAGGAGAATTATGCCCTATCCCTGTCAGCAGCATGCTGCAATGCATGCTGCCACAAAATCTGCCGATTCACCTTGTTGGTAGTAGGCGTAAAGGTTCGAGTCATCCATGACATCTTCGAGGTTTACGCCGCTTGTGGAGGTCAGTTCATCTTTAATCCGTTCCTTGAAGGTTTGGAACCCCGTATGGAACAGGTAGTAAAGAGCCGTGGTCTGCGTTTTTTGGAGCATCTTCATGGAAACCTCCGTTTTTTTATAAATCTCTCATTCCAACTCGTTCTAACTTCCCTTGCATCAACAACTTAGAATTCAAAAATGTCTAAAATTGTTGATAAAATGTTTATTTCTTATTAGTATCTATTGTATTTATACATTTTTTTACATTCAGAAACAAGCCCTAGCCATATTCCAAAGTGGAATGTGGTGATGCAGGTCGAAAGTTTCTAAATTGTCCATAATGCTAAAGAAATATATAGTTCCGCTTTTAATGGTCGCCGGCATTTCGTTTGCCGACGAAAATACTTTTGCGCTTTCTCCGGCCCAAAATGAACTTGCTGAAAAGATCACGCAAAAGACGATGGAACTTAACTATGTCGAGGCATTCAACTTAGCCCGCAAGCTCCGCCTAGAAAACGATGGTGTTGGCTGCGTGTTCCAGAACATCATCCGCGTAAGCATGTACGACGACAAGGGCGATACAACGTCGCTCAAGGTTGCTGCCAAGAATCTTGAGACCTGCAAGACCGAAGGCCTGTGGGATGCGCTTCGCAATTTTGAGATTGGTTACGTGCTCACGGAAACGGGACATTCTGTTAAGGGTGCTATGCAGACCCGCTCGGCGGCGAATCAGTTTGAAGATGCCAAGGATTTTGAGTCGAAGGCGTTTTACTCCATCTATGCCTATTACGTCGACAACAGCTTTGGTTGGCTCCCGTTCAAGTCGGATAACCGGGAATCGTACCTCAAGATTCTTGATTCCGGCTCATTGCGCTCGGCCCGGTTTTGGCCGCTGTTCCTGACACCGCTTATATGGATGCACTACGACCGCAAGGATTTCAAGACGGGTCTGTCCCTTGCCGAACGCGGACTTAAAAAAGCACCGAATCATCCGGTGATGCTCCAAATCAAGGCCGATATGCTTTACAGGTTGAACCGTTACGATGAGGCTGCAGCCATTTACGAAAAGAGTGCTGCCGACTATCTCGAACGTACCGGAAAGACAATTCGCTATTGGTGTTCTGTCTTGAATCTCATCCGCATTTATCATGACGCGGGTGACGAAGCCAAGGCTAACGAACAGCGCAAGAAACTTAATGACCCGGACTACCAAAAGCAAAAGAAATGGATGCCGGGCTCGCTTCTTGACGATCTCAACGACCGCAAGTTGATTTAAGTAGCAAGTAGACAATGGTTAGGGAATTGCAGTCCTCACAGCTAGAGTGGGGACTTTTTTGAATGTTAACAAAAATTATCGCATAGATTTTAGTACAAGCCCGGTAAAAAAGCGTGTTAATAAGTAGAAGCTCATTAACATATCAGGAGGCTTTATGTCGAGCAAATTATCTGTATTGCGTGTCGGTTTTTTCTTGGATGGTTACACGCTAAAAAAAGTGAACGAGTATTATCTCAAGTATCATCGTTACCATGCGCGCCTTGACTTCAGGGCGTTAAAGGGGTGGGTGAGGGATTATGCTGTAAGGCTTTTGGGCAGGGAGGCTTGTCCGGTCGAGGTGGAGGCGCATTACTATCATCCGTATGTCCGGAGTACTGATGTCGCGGAATTGTCCACTGGCGACGGGATGGATCGCTTTGAAAAGCAGCTTACGCTTGCAGGTTTCGAGGTCCATTATAACACGCCTGATCATGCCAATAAAATGGGACCGAACATGCAACTGGTCGAGGATGCGTACCTTTATGCATATTACCACAAGATTGATGTTCTTGTATTGCTCAGCACGCAGGGGCAGTATTCGACATTGCCGGAGCGGCTCAAGCGGGAAGGTGTCCCGATGCTTCTCCTAGGTTGGAACTTCATGTACGAAAAGGATAACACGACCGTTTGTTGGAAAACGGATTCGTGCTTGCGTGAACTGAGTGGTTATTATGTCGCTATGGAGGACGTTGCCGAAAAGTATCCGCCCAGGCATGGAGTTGCCAGGAATTTGTTCATGCTGCCGTACAGTGCTCGCCCTTCACATTCAAGTCCATGGCGTACTTACCTAAAAAAATTAGTGGATTCAATCGATGATTCCCACAGCGGGTTCGAAAAGGCTAGTTATGAAAAAAGCCCCGCGTTAGCGAGGCTCGGCTGAGAATTAAGTTGTTATTAAATCTTGTCCAATTGTTTCTTGGCCCAGGGGCTTAGGAACGTCCAAGTGAAGCGAAGACCTACAAACCAGGTATCGCCATCGTTGTCGGTATTGAATATTGTCGTATCGAGGTTTGCGCCTTCGACGTTGAGTTCGTTGTAGCGAACTGCGCGGTAACCGCCATAGAGACCGATCGAGAACTGTTCGAACTGGAGTCGAGCTTCAAGTTCGGCATTGAACGTGGCGGCCATGGTGCTGTAGTAACGGTCGCGCATGATAGTCTCTTCATTGGAGGACTTGTCCGTGACGACGTAGTTGGACGTGAAGTGGATGTTCATCATGTTGAATCCGATACCTACTGCCGGAATCAAGTTGAAGAATGCATCTTCGCCGAGCGTCTTCCACCCGAACATCCAGTCGACGCCGTAGTTGAACCAGCGTGCGTCGTAGAGGGGGAATGCTGCCATATTTCCGCTTGTGTCAATGGCGGTCATGGATTTTCTCGGACGTTCAGAAACCTGCGTGATTGCAAAGTTGATGTTGAACCAGGTCATGAACTGCTTGTACTGTGCACCGATATTGAAGTGCAAGTTCGGGTAGAACTTGTTGAACTTGCTGTACTTTGCAGAACCGTAGTATAGGGAAGTGTCGCTGCCGTTCTTGTTTTTGAGTGCTGCGTTAGCAAGGGCGACTGTATTTATGTAGTCGTTGAATGCGGGGAACATGCCGCGGAAATCACCACCGAAGGAAACGAAGCCACGGATGTGGTCCTTGTCGTAAAATCCTTCTTCGGCAGCAGATGAATTAGTGGCAAATGCAAGAATGCTAAATACCACAGCCAAGCATAAAGAGGCTATTTTTGTCTTCATAAAGGCTCTCTCCTAATAGGTATCTTCAAAAGAGATATTAAGTCAAACAATAAAATACATTATCTTCCGGTTTTGTGCATGAAAATTTACGATAGAATGATGAAAAACGGTAAAATAGGCCCATTTTCGCATTTAGTTTTGCCAATTTTGTGTTTTTGGGGCGCCTTGACGGGGATTTTCCTTGTAACAGGGTGCAATAGCGATAAGCAAGATATGAAGGTGGTCACATGCAACGAGGCGGTACATTTTGAGCAGATCGGGAGTGATTATTTCTCGATTGGCCGGTTGTGCGGAGCGGATGTCGCTGTTGTGCGTTCTGTGCTCGGTAAGGATACTATAGTCCATAAGTACGTGATGATGGATTCTGCGACCGCAAGTTTAGGGACGGATTTGCGCCGCCGTGGTTTCCCGGAAGAATGGCAGTCTGCATTTGTGTTGCGCGTTCCGCTCAAGCGGGTGGTTACTCTTTCGACTGCGCAGGTCGGATACATGCTCAGGCTCGGGCTTCGCGACAACATTATCGGCGTCTCGGATGGCCAGTACATTGTAGATAGTATTTTGTATGAACGGGCAAAGCAGAACACTGTTGCAAGTATCGGTTATGATGCAAGTGCCCTGGAAAAGCTCATGGCATTAAGTCCGGACTTGGTTCTTGACTTTACGACAGGCGGTGATTATGATAATTATGAACAAATTGCAAGAACGAGTTTGCCATTGATGCTCACTTCGGAGTGGCAAGAAAATACACCGCTCGCAAAACTGGAATGGATTAAGTTGTACGGAATCCTTTTCGGGATTCGCGCACAAGCCGATTCGATTTTTGAACAAGAGAAGAATAAATACGAAACGCTAAAGGCCTTGATTGCTTTGCCTGCGGCCCGCAATGACGAAATAACTCTGAATTCCCATTGTCCTCGCGTTCTTGCCGGTATGTCCTATGGCGGTGTCTGGCATGCTTCTGGCGGCAATAGCTTTACGGCGAATCTTGTTCGCGATGCGGGTGGCTGTTACCTGTGGGCATCCGATACGTCCCGCGAACTTACTTTCTCGTTTGAGCAGGTCTATGCGCTTGCCGATAGCGTGGACATGTGGGTGAATCCGTCTGCATTTGGTACTGTCGATGAAATCCTCTCGCTGGAACCTCGCGTAAAGAATATCAAGGCATTCAGGGAGAAGAAAATTTTCCAGAATGACGGGCGCAAGGGGCCTGGGGGAGGTAACGATTTTTACGAAGGGGCCATCACTCGACCGGCGGAACTCCTTTGGAATCTTACAAAATGCATAAAAGGCTCCGTTCCGGGTGTAAATTCGATAGATACCAGTTACAAATGGTACAGAAATATCTATAATTTTTAGCGTATGATGTCACACACAGGTATTGGAGATTGGATCGCCGCTCAGTATGATCTTGGTGTACCGTTTTTGCAACAGGTCCCGAGGGATTATGCGGACTATCTTCTTTTGAATTCGCAGATTCGCGAATATGATACTGGCGAGATTATTCTCCAGGGCGGAGTTGAAGGCGATTCCTTCTGCGTTTTGCAGAGCGGGCGTGCTACTATTTGTGGTCAGATTTTACCAGATGGCCATTATAGCGCGCTTGCGACTTTGGAAAGCGGCTCCTGTTTTGGCGAAATGTCTATCCTGTGTAATGAGCCTACTGTCAATACGGTTATTGCCGCTGAAGATGGTTGCACGGTTCTTCACATTCCGAAGGCGGAATTCGTGAAGTTCCTCGACAAGAATCCGAACGTCGTGGTTTACCTTTACAAGGTGATGGCGGATCGCCTCCGCGCAAAGAACCAGGCGTTTGACGAGTTCGAACGTTTGTCGCTTTTGGCTTCGGCAAAGGTGCTTCCGTTTATTGATTTTGCTCAGACAATGGAAAAGAGCCACATTACAGGAACGGTTATTTTCGAATGCTCCGGTGAATCGGGTTTTATCGCTTTCCAGGAAGGTCGAATTTGCTGTGCCAAGTGCGGAAAACTTGCAGGTCCGGATGCTCTCGAAAAGATGCTTTCGTGGGGTGACGAGACGCTGTTCAAGCTGGATACGCACGTGATGCCGGATGTGGTCAACATCAACCAGATGACGGATACGACAAGCCTCATCCTTGATGCACTCAGAAATATTGATGAAAAACAAAGTGCCCGTAAATAGGGCCAAATCGCTGCCCGCTCGTAGGGCAAAGGAAAAAAGATGAATTACGCAGACGCAGGAGTTTCCTTGGCACGTGCCGATGAGGCAATGGTCGGTGTCAAGAAGTCCGTACGTACCACATTCAACCAGGGCGTTCTCGGTGACGTGGGCAACTTCGGTGGCCTGTTCACTCTGAACCACCTCGGCATGAAGGACCCTGTCCTCGTGAGTTCCGTCGACGGTGTCGGCACCAAGCTCAAGGTCGATATCGAAATGGGTACGCATGAACTGCCGGGTCAGGACATCGTGAACCACTGCTGCGATGACATCTTGGTGCAGGGTG
This window harbors:
- a CDS encoding ABC transporter substrate-binding protein, which produces MKVVTCNEAVHFEQIGSDYFSIGRLCGADVAVVRSVLGKDTIVHKYVMMDSATASLGTDLRRRGFPEEWQSAFVLRVPLKRVVTLSTAQVGYMLRLGLRDNIIGVSDGQYIVDSILYERAKQNTVASIGYDASALEKLMALSPDLVLDFTTGGDYDNYEQIARTSLPLMLTSEWQENTPLAKLEWIKLYGILFGIRAQADSIFEQEKNKYETLKALIALPAARNDEITLNSHCPRVLAGMSYGGVWHASGGNSFTANLVRDAGGCYLWASDTSRELTFSFEQVYALADSVDMWVNPSAFGTVDEILSLEPRVKNIKAFREKKIFQNDGRKGPGGGNDFYEGAITRPAELLWNLTKCIKGSVPGVNSIDTSYKWYRNIYNF
- a CDS encoding ABC transporter substrate-binding protein: MNRLFPLFLAAILSTSVFAQDDVEKVKQVVKSGRCSDAIAPLQKIYGSSFRKLEGEKASVMLAECYLRTGKKDAAHDVASRFLEYHVKSAYRERMELARAVVDVEKGSVFDGVEAMLRVLSYSTNPAARSHAKDVVIQTLAASLLTADQLQSLLEKYPVDREVMGWMQLQIGRECQNAKRYRAARYWYKKVLKTTSSENLQKTAKKGISALEGLGAGLPTVLVLAPLSGDYAEFGAAAVQGSLLAYEQAGLKGKVNIIFQDTHADAAIALMRTQRAVNQDSIIAIVGPIMSAPATAVAAWLGANFQHVPMLTPTATDAGIAKLGPNIFQVNITMDILAQTIADFAIKCLDIREFGVMSPLGEFGTAMSESFTKAVERRGGAVVGFRNYEEGRPDYKTEFNLLRDVRFTQENRRRNIAKGLSDLNTVNPRDRKIYLADSTSDFPGLFIPATNPADAGAMVSQAAFNKVSGTYLGTSGWYGRELLIQGKRLVEGSFFSVPDIDMNKGNVAYTNFVKDFTARWGVEPGEDKVSGLSYDAANIIFTALNAITGKQDDMTHYINATKDFKGIYGDIKFRRGANANTRIVTVNKGKFEVVTTCEKQDAAEKGAKSKKKK
- a CDS encoding NYN domain-containing protein, which encodes MSSKLSVLRVGFFLDGYTLKKVNEYYLKYHRYHARLDFRALKGWVRDYAVRLLGREACPVEVEAHYYHPYVRSTDVAELSTGDGMDRFEKQLTLAGFEVHYNTPDHANKMGPNMQLVEDAYLYAYYHKIDVLVLLSTQGQYSTLPERLKREGVPMLLLGWNFMYEKDNTTVCWKTDSCLRELSGYYVAMEDVAEKYPPRHGVARNLFMLPYSARPSHSSPWRTYLKKLVDSIDDSHSGFEKASYEKSPALARLG
- a CDS encoding cyclic nucleotide-binding domain-containing protein, whose protein sequence is MMSHTGIGDWIAAQYDLGVPFLQQVPRDYADYLLLNSQIREYDTGEIILQGGVEGDSFCVLQSGRATICGQILPDGHYSALATLESGSCFGEMSILCNEPTVNTVIAAEDGCTVLHIPKAEFVKFLDKNPNVVVYLYKVMADRLRAKNQAFDEFERLSLLASAKVLPFIDFAQTMEKSHITGTVIFECSGESGFIAFQEGRICCAKCGKLAGPDALEKMLSWGDETLFKLDTHVMPDVVNINQMTDTTSLILDALRNIDEKQSARK
- a CDS encoding nucleotidyltransferase family protein, with amino-acid sequence MTLCLESDQLETVQRILGLHFEGFEVWAYGTRVTGVDLTPDTDLELAVISDSPIALDDMTSVEKAFVESGLPFRVDVIDWSKLPESLQKQIKKEHFVIQEAADSFQ
- a CDS encoding M48 family metallopeptidase produces the protein MLKKYIVPLLMVAGISFADENTFALSPAQNELAEKITQKTMELNYVEAFNLARKLRLENDGVGCVFQNIIRVSMYDDKGDTTSLKVAAKNLETCKTEGLWDALRNFEIGYVLTETGHSVKGAMQTRSAANQFEDAKDFESKAFYSIYAYYVDNSFGWLPFKSDNRESYLKILDSGSLRSARFWPLFLTPLIWMHYDRKDFKTGLSLAERGLKKAPNHPVMLQIKADMLYRLNRYDEAAAIYEKSAADYLERTGKTIRYWCSVLNLIRIYHDAGDEAKANEQRKKLNDPDYQKQKKWMPGSLLDDLNDRKLI